A genomic region of Sulfobacillus acidophilus DSM 10332 contains the following coding sequences:
- a CDS encoding L-aminopeptidase DmpA (PFAM: Peptidase family S58~COGs: COG3191 L-aminopeptidase/D-esterase~InterPro IPR005321~KEGG: cwo:Cwoe_2559 peptidase S58 DmpA~PFAM: Peptidase S58, DmpA~SPTR: Peptidase S58 DmpA): protein MRFRDYGLDVGFLPPGPKNAITDVPGVRVGHATYWTDNPVHRSGVTAIWPHDGNPFRQRVYAGTWILNGYGIMTGRAVIDEWGLLGAPIVLCNSRSIGIGFEAVVDYLTRLDPAAGDVDVVMPVVAECDDGFLNDNRAGATPLEVFQEALAHASTDTPLEGAVGAGTGTQLFGYKGGIGTASRVVSIGSRQYVVGVLVNTNFGYRHQLLVQGLPVGRWLTGGMPPYQKEGSCIGVVATDAPLLPNQLKRLAKRVGLGLVRTGSVGNDGSGELFIAFSTATMVPRESAVPLPTEHLVDGQFWTLGSPIDQLFDAVVEASAEAVYNAMVQATTTHGRNGHVLERFPIDSVLPLLTSLPGGI from the coding sequence ATGCGGTTTCGTGATTATGGCTTGGATGTGGGTTTTCTACCGCCCGGTCCGAAAAATGCCATTACCGACGTGCCCGGCGTGCGGGTCGGGCACGCGACGTATTGGACCGACAACCCGGTGCATCGGTCGGGTGTCACGGCGATCTGGCCTCACGACGGCAATCCCTTCCGACAACGGGTTTATGCAGGAACCTGGATCCTTAACGGATACGGGATTATGACCGGTCGGGCGGTGATTGACGAGTGGGGCCTTTTGGGTGCTCCGATTGTGCTATGCAATTCACGGAGCATCGGAATCGGATTTGAAGCGGTGGTCGATTACTTGACCAGACTCGATCCAGCGGCCGGAGATGTCGACGTGGTCATGCCGGTTGTTGCGGAATGCGACGACGGATTTCTTAACGACAATCGGGCGGGGGCTACACCGCTTGAGGTGTTTCAAGAGGCGCTGGCCCATGCGTCGACCGACACGCCGTTGGAAGGGGCTGTCGGGGCCGGAACCGGAACCCAATTATTCGGCTATAAAGGGGGGATCGGAACCGCCTCTCGGGTCGTTTCCATCGGTTCTCGGCAATATGTCGTGGGGGTATTGGTCAATACCAATTTTGGGTACCGGCATCAACTCTTGGTTCAAGGCCTTCCGGTAGGGCGATGGCTAACCGGCGGGATGCCGCCCTATCAAAAAGAGGGGTCGTGTATCGGTGTCGTCGCGACCGACGCCCCTTTGTTACCGAACCAGTTAAAGCGCTTGGCAAAACGGGTGGGACTGGGGCTCGTCCGGACGGGATCGGTAGGCAATGATGGATCAGGGGAACTCTTTATCGCATTTTCCACCGCCACCATGGTTCCGCGGGAATCAGCGGTTCCGTTACCTACCGAACACCTGGTCGACGGGCAATTTTGGACATTGGGGTCTCCCATTGATCAACTATTCGACGCGGTTGTCGAAGCCAGTGCAGAAGCGGTGTATAACGCCATGGTCCAGGCGACGACCACCCATGGCCGAAACGGGCACGTATTGGAACGTTTTCCGATCGACTCGGTTTTGCCTTTATTAACATCGTTGCCGGGAGGGATATAA
- a CDS encoding amino acid/polyamine/organocation transporter, APC superfamily (PFAM: Amino acid permease~COGs: COG0531 Amino acid transporter~InterPro IPR004841~KEGG: ooe:OEOE_1487 amino acid transporter~PFAM: Amino acid permease-associated region~SPTR: Amino acid transporter; TC 2.A.3), which produces MPHHDVSSEEILKKAGYRQDLARSLTVLQTVGLALSDITPAASFFVIAAQIFPMTGTGAGWTFLLAGIIALSVAFSMAELGSRYPFAGGLYAIVTRVLGKPIGFLAMVDYVVQAIFLPASIALGIGGYIQTLVPGINANIWATILMALVTILAVLRVKTNANITGIFLSVELAVMVLVTIVGLVHPLTPFSLLIHPVSFNASHVSPVKAAVILAAISVALFSYNGYDSAINFSEETDGSARNVGKSVMNAASLGVLFQVVPAFAVILADGTIRAFYGASLPIEYYVEHAIGPTGATIVILGVILAVINATLAIVLQFSRVIYSTGRDQSWPAPVNRALTLIHSRYRTPWVSVLVVGVLGIGLTLLGSAVAAITFTSVMIIILYALVAISAIVHRVGRLKTGELPFKMWIWPVPPLVALAGVILAISQQTSGDLETCAAIFGGGFLYYLVWARRQPGLWHVSTSLVEEPAKSSARPVK; this is translated from the coding sequence ATGCCTCATCATGACGTGAGTTCCGAAGAGATCCTGAAAAAAGCCGGGTATCGCCAAGACTTGGCCAGAAGCCTGACCGTTTTGCAAACCGTCGGTCTCGCGTTATCGGACATTACGCCGGCGGCGTCATTTTTCGTGATTGCGGCGCAAATTTTTCCCATGACGGGAACGGGGGCAGGCTGGACATTCTTGCTGGCCGGGATTATTGCGCTGTCGGTAGCCTTTAGCATGGCGGAATTGGGTTCCCGCTATCCGTTTGCCGGAGGCCTTTACGCTATTGTCACCCGTGTGTTGGGAAAACCTATCGGTTTTTTGGCCATGGTGGACTATGTGGTTCAAGCGATTTTCTTGCCCGCATCGATTGCGTTGGGCATCGGAGGCTACATTCAAACCCTGGTCCCCGGTATTAACGCTAATATCTGGGCAACCATTTTAATGGCGTTGGTGACCATTCTTGCCGTGTTGCGCGTTAAAACCAACGCCAATATCACCGGCATTTTTTTGAGCGTGGAGCTGGCGGTGATGGTGTTGGTTACCATAGTCGGGCTGGTTCATCCGTTAACGCCGTTTTCACTGTTGATTCATCCCGTGTCCTTTAATGCGTCTCATGTCAGTCCTGTAAAAGCGGCCGTGATTTTGGCCGCGATTTCGGTAGCGTTGTTTTCCTACAACGGGTATGACAGCGCCATCAATTTCAGTGAAGAAACTGACGGATCAGCGCGTAACGTCGGAAAATCGGTAATGAATGCCGCCAGTCTCGGGGTATTGTTTCAGGTAGTGCCGGCCTTTGCCGTGATTTTGGCGGACGGGACCATCCGTGCTTTTTACGGCGCTTCGCTGCCGATCGAATACTATGTGGAACATGCGATAGGACCTACCGGGGCCACCATCGTGATTCTCGGCGTGATTTTGGCTGTCATTAACGCGACGTTGGCCATTGTGCTGCAATTTTCGCGCGTGATTTATTCCACCGGGCGAGACCAGTCGTGGCCGGCGCCGGTTAATCGGGCATTGACGTTGATCCATTCCCGCTATCGTACCCCTTGGGTCTCGGTATTGGTTGTTGGTGTCTTGGGGATCGGATTGACGTTGCTCGGGTCGGCGGTCGCCGCGATTACCTTCACCTCCGTGATGATCATCATTCTTTACGCTTTAGTGGCAATTTCGGCCATCGTCCATCGTGTGGGCCGACTCAAAACGGGCGAGCTCCCGTTTAAAATGTGGATTTGGCCCGTTCCGCCCCTAGTTGCGTTGGCCGGCGTCATTTTAGCCATTTCACAACAAACGTCCGGGGACCTCGAGACGTGTGCCGCCATCTTTGGCGGAGGATTTTTATATTATCTGGTGTGGGCACGCCGTCAACCCGGCCTTTGGCATGTGTCGACCTCTTTGGTGGAGGAACCCGCCAAATCCTCGGCTAGACCCGTAAAATAG
- a CDS encoding transcriptional regulator, GntR family (PFAM: Bacterial regulatory proteins, gntR family; FCD domain~COGs: COG1802 Transcriptional regulators~InterPro IPR000524:IPR011711~KEGG: msm:MSMEG_3400 glutamyl-tRNA(Gln) amidotransferase subunit A~PFAM: GntR, C-terminal; HTH transcriptional regulator, GntR~SMART: HTH transcriptional regulator, GntR~SPTR: Glutamyl-tRNA(Gln) amidotransferase subunit A), giving the protein MIIQVESVQDKVYQQIKSDIRERRLEPGEKITIRGLADRYGVSTTPIREALQRLHADGLLIFKRRAIIVRSLSAEEVHKIFEIRGRLESLAIEWAIARIDGEAIARLKAIVDQMDNGTDLDTWRELNRRFHTTIYAYADSEHLLNFIENLWGAIDPYMRLYTLSVDSFGEAQWQHREILLALEERDVDRAQNEVLRHLNHTAEIVVQALMSDTGHR; this is encoded by the coding sequence GTGATCATCCAAGTCGAGTCCGTGCAAGATAAAGTGTATCAACAGATCAAAAGCGACATTCGAGAAAGACGTCTCGAACCCGGAGAAAAAATCACCATTCGCGGGTTGGCCGACCGGTACGGGGTGAGCACGACCCCGATCCGGGAGGCATTACAGCGCCTACATGCCGACGGATTGTTAATCTTTAAACGGCGTGCCATTATCGTGCGAAGCCTTTCCGCGGAAGAGGTGCACAAAATTTTCGAAATCCGTGGCCGTCTGGAATCGCTCGCGATTGAATGGGCCATCGCACGGATTGACGGCGAAGCGATCGCGCGATTGAAAGCCATTGTTGATCAGATGGACAACGGTACCGACCTTGACACCTGGCGCGAGCTGAATCGTCGGTTTCACACGACCATTTATGCCTATGCCGATTCGGAACATCTCCTCAACTTCATTGAGAATCTCTGGGGGGCCATCGATCCCTATATGCGCCTTTATACGTTGTCGGTGGATTCTTTTGGCGAGGCGCAGTGGCAACATCGAGAAATTCTTCTCGCGTTGGAAGAACGCGATGTGGATCGAGCGCAAAACGAAGTGCTTCGACACCTGAATCATACGGCGGAAATCGTTGTCCAGGCATTGATGTCCGATACCGGTCATCGCTAA
- a CDS encoding 1-phosphofructokinase (PFAM: pfkB family carbohydrate kinase~TIGRFAM: hexose kinase, 1-phosphofructokinase family~COGs: COG1105 Fructose-1-phosphate kinase and related fructose-6-phosphate kinase (PfkB)~InterPro IPR011611:IPR017583~KEGG: sth:STH1246 tagatose-6-phosphate kinase~PFAM: Carbohydrate/purine kinase~PRIAM: 1-phosphofructokinase~SPTR: Tagatose-6-phosphate kinase;~TIGRFAM: 1-phosphofructokinase): protein MIWAVTFNPSLDITWHVPDVEKPISYVTRAVHRAGGKGNNVARAIRTLGGTVTAVGPYGGAVGQAIQTLLNRQGIPVLSVDIPDDNRICVALAGTGNAVTEIREQGPMVSVVALERLLVRLVERVSPDDWVTLSGSLPSGLSAEIYFNWVKFLRPKVAGVIVDTAGDNLRAALRANPTAVTPNEEEALALLAENLNGDTYVLVTRGAQGVTLYGQNQAPKMWQAPHVEMVNSVGAGDAFLGGLVYALANGSGWEDAIILAVAAGSASVRHFGIADFDPEDVLRLIAHVTRIQ from the coding sequence ATGATTTGGGCTGTCACTTTTAATCCGTCGTTAGATATCACCTGGCATGTACCCGACGTCGAAAAACCCATATCGTACGTGACTCGGGCGGTTCACCGGGCAGGGGGAAAGGGGAACAACGTTGCCCGCGCGATTCGTACCCTCGGTGGAACGGTGACGGCGGTAGGTCCGTACGGCGGTGCAGTGGGACAGGCCATCCAGACGTTATTGAACCGCCAAGGTATTCCCGTGCTGTCGGTCGACATCCCCGACGACAACCGAATTTGTGTCGCGTTGGCCGGTACCGGGAACGCCGTGACCGAAATACGCGAACAGGGTCCAATGGTTTCGGTCGTCGCCCTCGAGCGCCTTTTGGTTCGCCTGGTTGAGAGGGTGTCGCCTGACGACTGGGTTACGCTGTCTGGAAGCCTTCCGTCGGGACTTTCCGCCGAGATTTATTTCAACTGGGTGAAGTTTCTGCGCCCCAAAGTCGCCGGCGTGATCGTCGACACGGCGGGGGACAACCTCCGAGCTGCCCTGCGGGCCAACCCGACGGCGGTTACCCCCAACGAAGAGGAGGCCCTGGCGCTGTTGGCCGAGAACTTAAACGGAGACACGTACGTCTTGGTGACCCGGGGTGCGCAGGGAGTGACGCTCTATGGCCAAAACCAGGCCCCCAAGATGTGGCAAGCCCCGCACGTGGAGATGGTCAACAGTGTGGGCGCGGGCGACGCCTTTTTAGGCGGACTGGTCTATGCGCTGGCGAACGGTTCCGGATGGGAGGATGCGATTATTTTGGCGGTAGCCGCCGGGTCTGCGAGCGTACGTCATTTTGGGATTGCCGATTTTGATCCGGAAGACGTCTTGAGGTTGATTGCCCACGTTACCCGAATTCAGTGA
- a CDS encoding ATPase associated with various cellular activities AAA_5 (PFAM: AAA domain (dynein-related subfamily)~COGs: COG0714 MoxR-like ATPase~InterPro IPR003593:IPR011704~KEGG: sti:Sthe_2858 ATPase associated with various cellular activities AAA_5~PFAM: ATPase associated with various cellular activities, AAA-5~SMART: ATPase, AAA+ type, core~SPTR: ATPase associated with various cellular activities AAA_5), which translates to MSPYESISEATLTRLQERIVGRKTEIRLLLAALRAGRPVLMVGAPGTSKTTLLRALVDEAGYQREHEPGIYQVTGDEQLTAHGLIGTFDPSMVLKAGYHPDHFVPGPLTQAMQQGGILYIEELNRAPASSLNVLLTALSDGYVDIPHFGRITAVSGFSVVGSSNPLDDVGTERLSRAVLDRFVVITVDYQSRPEELEIVRRHHPEWPAPWIGFAVDLVRQSRVHPDLRYGASIRGAIDFLGLLAGFSKETGFVEEAAVAALIGRIAVKPSSERTAREIVLEILSGLQRPPDPGPGEKWEASGAARSIGESQGAGLVKDRGGDAPDWARGGEVSGEQRQSPTVIDLAWRGGQGGVRGRSEQKPSDRETGLQFGTTLETAMTAPRRDEAWIDRESAQRWARRYHGRMDGGVFVSGGGQKRGTRSVPWHLHPTGVLDPLATLQAVISQPDPGEAIRVRGKRGFKRRLALFIDHSGSMAGEKLAIAVSIVTVLAQHTLDDSIDYGVYVFDHQVTVLKHIDEPRAYPFVVDLLLHLKEGRSTDLSAAFRYARKLGDRLSDLELLLMSDCMPTRGERDFHKLAGLARALPGLYICQIPQTGAMTFMNTRGAGGQRLDLYGLWALRWVGSERFCTVRSLEEIDKPLRLLGRVSGWL; encoded by the coding sequence ATGTCACCCTATGAGTCTATTTCGGAAGCGACGTTAACACGTCTACAAGAGCGCATAGTGGGGCGTAAAACCGAGATTCGGCTGCTGTTGGCCGCGTTACGGGCCGGTCGGCCCGTCTTGATGGTCGGAGCGCCGGGGACATCCAAAACCACGTTGCTTCGGGCTTTGGTAGACGAAGCGGGTTACCAAAGGGAGCATGAGCCGGGCATTTACCAGGTGACCGGGGATGAACAGCTCACGGCACACGGGCTGATAGGCACCTTCGACCCGTCAATGGTGCTTAAAGCGGGTTACCATCCTGACCATTTTGTTCCCGGACCGTTGACGCAGGCCATGCAACAGGGGGGCATTTTATATATCGAAGAATTAAATCGTGCCCCGGCGTCGTCTTTGAACGTATTACTGACCGCATTATCGGACGGGTATGTGGATATCCCCCACTTCGGGCGCATTACCGCCGTGTCGGGTTTTTCCGTGGTCGGGTCCAGTAACCCGCTCGACGACGTGGGAACCGAGCGGCTGTCTCGCGCCGTGCTTGACCGGTTTGTCGTGATTACGGTCGACTATCAATCCCGGCCGGAAGAACTGGAGATTGTACGTCGGCATCATCCGGAGTGGCCCGCCCCCTGGATTGGGTTTGCGGTCGATCTGGTGCGACAGTCCCGTGTGCATCCGGATCTACGGTATGGGGCATCGATTCGGGGCGCCATCGATTTTTTGGGGTTGCTGGCCGGATTTTCGAAGGAAACCGGGTTCGTCGAGGAAGCCGCCGTCGCCGCGTTAATCGGTCGCATTGCCGTAAAGCCGTCTAGTGAACGGACTGCCCGCGAGATCGTTTTGGAGATTTTGTCGGGGCTTCAGCGTCCGCCGGATCCCGGTCCCGGAGAGAAATGGGAAGCATCCGGAGCCGCACGGTCCATCGGCGAGTCCCAAGGCGCCGGCCTTGTCAAGGATCGGGGCGGAGACGCGCCGGATTGGGCCCGGGGCGGAGAGGTGTCGGGTGAACAACGTCAATCGCCGACCGTCATCGATCTGGCCTGGCGGGGGGGACAGGGAGGGGTACGCGGGCGAAGCGAGCAAAAGCCTTCGGATCGGGAGACGGGTCTTCAATTTGGGACAACCCTTGAAACGGCTATGACGGCGCCTCGGCGCGATGAGGCCTGGATTGATCGGGAATCGGCCCAACGTTGGGCACGGCGGTATCATGGCCGCATGGACGGCGGGGTGTTCGTTTCGGGCGGCGGCCAAAAACGTGGAACCCGTTCGGTCCCCTGGCACCTTCATCCAACCGGGGTATTGGATCCCTTGGCCACGTTGCAAGCCGTGATAAGCCAGCCGGATCCAGGAGAGGCGATCCGGGTGCGCGGAAAACGGGGCTTTAAGCGACGTCTGGCTCTCTTTATCGACCATTCGGGATCCATGGCCGGGGAAAAGCTGGCGATAGCCGTCAGCATTGTGACGGTGTTGGCGCAACACACCTTGGACGACTCGATAGATTACGGGGTTTACGTGTTCGACCATCAAGTGACGGTGTTGAAGCATATCGACGAGCCGCGAGCCTACCCCTTTGTCGTGGATTTGTTGCTTCACCTGAAAGAAGGACGCAGTACCGATTTGTCGGCAGCCTTTCGATACGCCCGAAAACTCGGCGACCGGCTGTCCGACCTGGAACTGCTTTTGATGAGCGATTGCATGCCGACACGCGGCGAGCGCGATTTTCATAAGCTGGCCGGCTTGGCCAGAGCGTTGCCGGGATTGTACATTTGTCAAATTCCGCAGACCGGGGCGATGACATTTATGAACACGCGCGGCGCGGGCGGGCAACGCTTAGACCTTTACGGCCTTTGGGCTCTTCGGTGGGTCGGTTCCGAACGCTTTTGCACCGTACGGAGCCTTGAGGAAATCGATAAACCGTTACGGCTTCTCGGGCGCGTCAGCGGTTGGTTATAA
- a CDS encoding Acetamidase/Formamidase (PFAM: Acetamidase/Formamidase family~COGs: COG2421 acetamidase/formamidase~InterPro IPR004304~KEGG: dhd:Dhaf_3981 acetamidase/formamidase~PFAM: Acetamidase/Formamidase~SPTR: Acetamidase/Formamidase), protein MAIREIIQPGDHPYVFGRYHEPIARVSPGEIVAIYTEDAFEGRITGPDTLPSQVLGKYLNPQTGPIYIEGAEPGDTLVVELLDIEPTRDWAVSCLVPYFGGLTSTMMTRTLQDPLPELVWIYRRQPDGTWAYNDRFSVKPRPFMGTIGTAPDLEALSSLTPHMHGGNMDVPDVCAGNTVYLPVNVPGAYFSTGDCHVAQGEGEACGVALEVSGKVTVRFGLIKNRPIMWPRIVSPEDIMTIGSARPLEDAARIALAEMVEWLQSEFQYAKWDAYQLVSQTAKLTIANLVDTYYTVVAKISRTYTADTVSHTR, encoded by the coding sequence ATGGCTATTCGCGAAATTATTCAACCGGGCGACCATCCTTATGTGTTTGGACGATATCATGAGCCGATTGCTCGCGTGTCGCCGGGAGAAATCGTGGCGATTTATACCGAAGACGCGTTCGAAGGTCGTATTACCGGGCCGGATACGTTGCCCAGCCAAGTATTAGGAAAATACCTCAATCCGCAAACCGGCCCCATTTATATCGAAGGTGCAGAGCCCGGCGATACGCTGGTGGTGGAGCTTTTGGATATCGAGCCGACGCGGGATTGGGCGGTAAGTTGTTTGGTGCCGTATTTTGGAGGGCTTACCTCCACCATGATGACCCGCACATTGCAGGACCCCTTGCCGGAGCTGGTATGGATCTATCGCCGACAGCCGGACGGAACGTGGGCATATAACGACCGGTTCTCCGTAAAACCGCGGCCCTTTATGGGCACCATCGGGACGGCTCCGGATTTGGAAGCCTTGTCGTCCTTGACCCCCCATATGCATGGAGGCAACATGGATGTTCCGGACGTGTGTGCGGGTAATACCGTCTATTTGCCGGTCAATGTCCCGGGCGCCTATTTTTCTACTGGGGATTGTCACGTCGCGCAGGGGGAGGGTGAAGCCTGCGGGGTGGCGTTGGAAGTCAGTGGCAAGGTAACCGTCCGGTTCGGACTTATCAAGAACCGTCCGATAATGTGGCCACGCATCGTTTCCCCGGAAGACATCATGACCATCGGCAGCGCGCGTCCTTTAGAGGACGCCGCACGAATTGCCTTGGCGGAAATGGTCGAGTGGCTGCAAAGTGAATTTCAGTACGCGAAGTGGGATGCATACCAGCTGGTGAGTCAGACGGCTAAGCTCACTATTGCGAATCTGGTGGACACCTACTATACGGTGGTGGCCAAAATTTCGCGGACCTATACCGCTGACACGGTCTCCCACACCCGTTGA
- a CDS encoding Tagatose-bisphosphate aldolase (PFAM: Fructose-bisphosphate aldolase class-II~TIGRFAM: ketose-bisphosphate aldolases~COGs: COG0191 Fructose/tagatose bisphosphate aldolase~InterPro IPR000771~KEGG: spe:Spro_2255 ketose-bisphosphate aldolase~PFAM: Ketose-bisphosphate aldolase, class-II~PRIAM: Tagatose-bisphosphate aldolase~SPTR: Ketose-bisphosphate aldolase): MPLVNAQALMTWAISQESAVAAFNIDTLEVGVAIARAADACHLPVFLQVTTATLDIWGWELFFDQLAYLAQHSSSDICVQLDHAAEVSKAQRALGMGFPSVMYDGSHLPFDENVRNTLTILQTARQVHATVEAEIGHVYRAGEPPEWQALTRLEDAQRFMSVCPVDMLAVSVGTVHGQNRTPQDIDIERLKTFHQHLPDTPFVLHGGSGVPDEVLSRLVDAGIRKVNVGTELRRIWWNRIDSHHGQKPREVMKNIMADTQQFAEGLMRRLHRMSAAAGPV; encoded by the coding sequence ATGCCGCTGGTTAATGCGCAGGCGCTGATGACCTGGGCTATAAGTCAGGAAAGCGCAGTGGCTGCGTTCAATATCGATACGTTGGAAGTTGGGGTGGCGATTGCCCGGGCGGCCGACGCCTGTCACCTACCGGTCTTTTTGCAAGTGACGACGGCAACCTTGGATATCTGGGGATGGGAACTTTTCTTTGACCAGTTGGCCTACTTGGCTCAACACAGTTCTTCCGATATTTGTGTACAGCTTGACCACGCGGCGGAGGTGTCAAAGGCGCAACGGGCACTCGGTATGGGGTTTCCGTCGGTCATGTATGACGGATCACATCTCCCTTTCGACGAAAACGTCCGAAACACGCTCACGATATTGCAAACCGCGCGCCAAGTCCATGCGACGGTCGAAGCCGAAATCGGCCACGTCTATCGTGCCGGCGAACCGCCGGAGTGGCAGGCCTTAACGCGTCTCGAGGATGCGCAACGGTTTATGTCGGTGTGTCCGGTCGATATGTTGGCGGTATCAGTCGGCACCGTTCACGGTCAAAATCGGACGCCGCAAGACATCGATATCGAACGGCTTAAAACCTTCCACCAACACCTGCCGGATACGCCCTTCGTGCTGCACGGGGGCAGCGGGGTTCCTGACGAGGTTCTTTCCCGGCTGGTTGACGCGGGAATCCGAAAAGTCAATGTGGGAACCGAATTACGGCGCATCTGGTGGAATCGGATAGACAGTCATCACGGGCAAAAGCCCCGCGAGGTCATGAAAAACATCATGGCGGACACCCAACAATTTGCCGAAGGGCTGATGAGGCGACTTCATAGGATGTCGGCGGCGGCCGGGCCGGTTTAG
- a CDS encoding permease for cytosine/purines uracil thiamine allantoin (PFAM: Permease for cytosine/purines, uracil, thiamine, allantoin~COGs: COG1457 Purine-cytosine permease and related protein~InterPro IPR001248~KEGG: bra:BRADO5868 hypothetical protein~PFAM: Permease, cytosine/purines, uracil, thiamine, allantoin~SPTR: Putative uncharacterized protein), producing MSAVTQEHHLLEAEFEHSAVPRSHRKSFISVALVWLGFPMIITGAITGAALVHGLGFQRGLLAMILGNLVMFAYVGLLSARGAQTGLNFALLASLTFGRKGYSLAAGLLSSILVGWYAVQTGLTGVSMHEAFGSNVFVATLIAGILYMGITIIGIRALSVIGAISAPLFVILGLYAVNIVLRGHAHSVWNYAGIPGQHISFGLALTIVIALFADAGTMTADFTRWAQNRKHAVGATFAAFPLANLTAMIIGGVLVAAMPQNPGNVFSTIAQQGGIWIAIAVAFLFINLGSVCSHCLYNASVGWSHIVGRNMNMRVMAVILGAVGITGAVLGIWNYFIDWLNILGVLVPPIGSIIILDQYLFMNHKTADTTLESFRVRPFIAWAVGSLVALIVNFQAPGLSTVLTGMVTSGVTYLLISQMAMRNVPIASTTRPEDL from the coding sequence ATGAGCGCTGTGACACAAGAACACCATTTACTGGAAGCGGAATTCGAGCATTCGGCCGTTCCGCGGTCCCATCGAAAATCCTTTATTTCGGTGGCGTTGGTGTGGCTGGGGTTTCCCATGATTATCACCGGCGCCATCACCGGTGCCGCCTTGGTGCATGGTCTCGGGTTTCAACGAGGCTTATTGGCCATGATTCTAGGGAATCTGGTCATGTTTGCCTACGTTGGTTTGCTGAGCGCACGGGGCGCCCAAACCGGATTGAATTTCGCGTTGTTGGCGTCGTTGACTTTTGGGCGGAAGGGGTATTCGCTGGCGGCGGGGCTCCTTTCTTCCATCCTGGTCGGCTGGTACGCGGTTCAAACCGGGTTGACCGGCGTCAGCATGCATGAGGCGTTTGGGAGCAACGTGTTTGTGGCGACTCTCATAGCCGGGATTCTCTACATGGGGATTACCATTATTGGGATCCGTGCCCTGTCGGTGATTGGAGCCATATCGGCGCCGTTGTTCGTCATTTTGGGGCTTTACGCGGTGAATATCGTGCTTCGCGGCCACGCTCACTCGGTATGGAATTACGCGGGCATCCCGGGCCAACATATATCGTTTGGGCTGGCCCTGACAATCGTGATTGCCCTGTTCGCGGACGCCGGTACCATGACGGCGGATTTCACGCGATGGGCCCAAAACCGAAAGCATGCGGTCGGCGCAACGTTTGCGGCGTTTCCGCTGGCCAATTTGACCGCCATGATCATCGGGGGCGTTTTGGTGGCGGCCATGCCCCAAAATCCCGGCAACGTGTTTTCCACCATTGCGCAGCAAGGCGGGATTTGGATCGCCATCGCGGTGGCCTTTCTGTTTATCAACTTGGGATCCGTCTGTTCCCATTGCCTTTACAATGCGTCGGTCGGGTGGTCGCATATTGTCGGACGCAACATGAACATGCGGGTGATGGCCGTGATTTTGGGAGCGGTCGGGATCACCGGGGCGGTGTTGGGGATATGGAACTACTTTATCGACTGGCTCAATATCCTCGGTGTCTTGGTCCCGCCCATCGGCAGCATCATCATCCTCGACCAGTACCTGTTTATGAATCATAAGACGGCAGACACGACCCTCGAAAGCTTCCGTGTCCGACCGTTCATCGCCTGGGCTGTTGGGTCGCTGGTGGCGTTGATTGTCAATTTTCAGGCTCCGGGATTATCCACGGTATTGACCGGAATGGTCACTTCCGGCGTGACGTATCTTCTGATTAGCCAAATGGCCATGCGGAACGTCCCTATCGCGTCGACAACCCGACCTGAAGATTTATGA